From Paenibacillus sp. GP183, one genomic window encodes:
- the flgL gene encoding flagellar hook-associated protein FlgL has product MPSRITQTMLNSQLLRNLNNNMDRMDKLQNQLSTGRKINKPSDDPVGISFSLRYRSELEANDQYQKNVDASVSYLDFTDSTLNQMGNVMQRARELAVQGANGTNTKESLNSIKTEIDQLYSQLTNLGNSQFNGKYVFNGQVTDQPPFPDPNNPENAVTNKDEIQFEIGAGVKMAINKTAEQIFGASGTQNNAFQILKSLSASLGSQNQPGIQNSIALIDQRMDGLLGVRADVGAKMNRIQLAESRIKDIGINITSLQSKTEDADMAEVITKLKMDESVYQASLSAGSKLIQPTLLDFLH; this is encoded by the coding sequence ATGCCAAGTCGTATTACGCAAACGATGTTAAACAGCCAATTGCTTCGTAATTTGAATAATAATATGGATCGAATGGATAAGCTTCAGAATCAGCTGTCAACAGGGCGAAAGATTAATAAACCGTCCGATGATCCAGTCGGAATCAGCTTTTCATTGCGTTACCGCAGTGAACTGGAGGCTAATGACCAATATCAGAAAAACGTCGATGCTTCAGTTTCCTATCTGGATTTCACGGATAGCACGCTTAATCAAATGGGCAATGTTATGCAGCGTGCTCGTGAGCTGGCTGTTCAAGGTGCGAATGGAACTAACACCAAAGAATCGTTAAACTCTATTAAAACAGAAATTGACCAGTTGTATTCACAATTGACCAATCTCGGAAATAGTCAATTTAACGGTAAGTATGTTTTTAACGGGCAAGTTACGGATCAACCCCCTTTTCCAGATCCCAATAATCCTGAGAATGCTGTAACGAACAAAGATGAAATTCAGTTTGAGATTGGTGCTGGCGTGAAGATGGCCATCAATAAGACAGCGGAGCAGATTTTTGGTGCATCAGGTACACAGAACAATGCTTTCCAAATTCTAAAGAGCTTGTCTGCTTCACTCGGAAGTCAAAATCAACCCGGTATCCAGAATTCTATTGCACTCATTGATCAGAGAATGGATGGTTTATTGGGTGTTAGAGCAGATGTAGGGGCCAAAATGAATCGCATCCAACTTGCTGAAAGTAGAATAAAAGATATAGGCATTAACATTACTAGTCTGCAATCTAAGACTGAAGATGCTGACATGGCAGAGGTCATTACAAAGCTTAAAATGGATGAGAGCGTCTACCAGGCTTCTTTATCGGCAGGAAGTAAACTTATTCAACCTACACTTCTGGATTTTTTACATTAA
- a CDS encoding DUF6470 family protein: MVDIQFPQIQIRQQPAIMIINSEPGTQDIKQPGPTMEMQIERPKQEIRQPMGDLEIDQTRAWDALGQGPILEAMTRIYSQAKNEALRGVARIVENGNLMGDLRYKGNPIADIALQSTLEHSEINYYGEASYDNVDIRYTMHKPEISVEDGKVNIYTRVNPPEIHYNRGKLDIYMKQYPKVEIIPPQIDLQL; encoded by the coding sequence GTGGTTGATATACAGTTTCCACAAATACAGATTCGGCAGCAGCCGGCCATTATGATTATTAATTCGGAACCAGGGACTCAAGACATAAAGCAGCCTGGGCCTACAATGGAGATGCAGATTGAACGACCCAAGCAAGAGATCCGGCAGCCCATGGGTGATCTTGAAATAGACCAAACTCGTGCATGGGACGCTTTAGGACAAGGACCGATTCTAGAAGCTATGACAAGGATTTATTCTCAAGCCAAGAATGAAGCGTTACGTGGTGTCGCCAGAATTGTAGAAAATGGAAATCTGATGGGAGATCTGCGTTATAAAGGAAATCCGATTGCAGATATTGCGCTACAGTCAACTCTTGAGCATTCTGAAATTAATTATTACGGTGAAGCGTCCTATGATAATGTTGATATTAGGTATACAATGCATAAACCTGAGATCAGCGTTGAAGATGGTAAGGTAAATATTTATACTCGTGTGAATCCACCAGAGATTCATTATAATAGAGGCAAGCTTGATATTTACATGAAACAGTATCCTAAAGTTGAGATTATTCCTCCACAAATTGATTTGCAATTGTAA
- the fliW gene encoding flagellar assembly protein FliW — translation MNISTLFFGELEVEEKDTITFIQGVPGFEDLTRYTRIQPEGNIPFLYLQSLEKGELSFLVTNPFLFFKEYDFQLPELAQDELQIEQPGDVEVWSIVTVNEDYTKATVNLLAPIIVNSKNQTAKQVILNDTEYKVKHDLVLNDETNQTEG, via the coding sequence ATGAATATTAGCACATTGTTTTTTGGAGAACTAGAAGTAGAAGAGAAGGATACAATAACCTTTATACAGGGAGTGCCTGGTTTTGAAGATTTAACTCGTTACACGAGGATTCAACCTGAAGGAAATATTCCTTTTTTATATTTACAATCACTGGAAAAAGGTGAACTATCTTTCTTGGTCACGAATCCTTTTTTGTTTTTTAAAGAATATGATTTCCAACTGCCAGAACTTGCTCAGGATGAGTTGCAAATTGAACAGCCTGGAGATGTCGAGGTTTGGAGTATTGTTACAGTTAATGAGGATTACACGAAAGCAACAGTGAACTTGCTTGCTCCTATTATTGTAAACAGCAAGAATCAGACTGCTAAGCAAGTTATATTGAACGATACAGAGTATAAAGTGAAACATGATCTTGTTCTCAATGACGAGACAAATCAGACAGAGGGGTGA
- the csrA gene encoding carbon storage regulator CsrA, translating to MLVLARKKGESVMIGDQIEVVILSTEGDTVRIGIKAPKQIEVYRKEIYENIQESNKEATIRPVSPMHLGRLMKKEQ from the coding sequence ATGCTTGTTTTAGCTCGAAAAAAAGGTGAATCGGTCATGATTGGCGATCAAATAGAGGTTGTCATTCTCAGCACTGAAGGAGATACAGTTCGCATTGGTATAAAAGCTCCAAAGCAAATTGAGGTTTATCGCAAGGAAATTTACGAGAATATTCAAGAGTCGAATAAGGAAGCTACTATTAGACCGGTGAGTCCGATGCATTTGGGGAGATTGATGAAAAAAGAACAATAG
- a CDS encoding IS1182 family transposase, giving the protein MLYSHQPDPQLDFELVCIEHMVPQDHLLRHISKYMDFSFITEKVRPYYSESYGRPSIDPIMLFKMLFIGYLYGIRSERQLEQEINMNFGYRWFLGIGLSNKAPDHSTISWNRKKRFKDTTVFQDIFDEVVRLAIENRMVAGRVLITDSTHLKANANKRKHNVQVVERSPQEYIEELEKAVEEDRRSLGKKPLKAREEVAETKEIKVSTTDPESGYMVRDGKPEGFFYLDHRTVDHKFNIITDVHVTAGNVHDSVPYVERLKYQIKKFGFDKSLEAVAVDAGYLTAHICKELHEMKVFAVIGGRAFTPVKGLMKKWQFKFDVEKNVYVCPAKHELKYSTTNREGYREYKSNPKHCKDCPLLEKCTRGKNKQKVITRHVWEDSKEWVRLNRLSKSGKYLYRLRYQTIERSFADAKELHGLRYCRLRGRDNVQEQALMTATVQNIKKIALHLAKKAK; this is encoded by the coding sequence ATGTTGTATTCTCATCAACCAGACCCTCAATTGGACTTTGAACTTGTCTGCATTGAGCATATGGTCCCGCAAGATCATTTGCTGCGCCATATTTCTAAATACATGGACTTTTCATTTATCACAGAAAAAGTTCGTCCTTATTATAGCGAATCATATGGACGCCCATCCATTGACCCTATCATGCTCTTCAAAATGCTGTTCATCGGATACTTGTACGGAATCCGTTCGGAGCGTCAACTCGAACAAGAGATCAACATGAATTTTGGCTACCGCTGGTTTTTGGGCATTGGCTTGTCCAATAAGGCACCTGACCACTCCACCATCAGTTGGAACCGAAAGAAGCGCTTCAAAGATACGACGGTATTCCAAGACATCTTTGATGAAGTTGTCCGATTGGCAATCGAAAATCGGATGGTAGCCGGTCGTGTACTCATCACTGACTCTACCCACCTAAAAGCAAATGCGAATAAGCGAAAGCACAACGTTCAGGTGGTAGAACGTTCGCCACAAGAATACATAGAAGAACTGGAGAAAGCAGTTGAGGAAGATCGCAGGAGCCTTGGAAAAAAGCCGTTGAAGGCTCGGGAGGAGGTGGCGGAAACTAAGGAAATCAAGGTAAGCACCACAGACCCGGAAAGCGGCTACATGGTTCGTGACGGCAAGCCGGAGGGATTCTTCTATTTGGATCACCGTACTGTCGATCACAAATTTAACATCATTACTGACGTTCACGTTACAGCAGGTAATGTCCACGACTCCGTTCCCTATGTTGAGCGGCTTAAATACCAAATAAAGAAGTTTGGATTTGACAAATCACTTGAGGCAGTTGCAGTTGATGCTGGTTATCTAACAGCCCACATATGCAAAGAATTGCATGAAATGAAGGTGTTCGCGGTCATCGGCGGCCGTGCATTCACACCCGTAAAAGGGCTTATGAAAAAGTGGCAATTCAAGTTCGACGTTGAAAAGAACGTATATGTCTGCCCCGCTAAACACGAATTGAAATATTCTACGACGAACCGTGAAGGCTATCGGGAATATAAGTCGAACCCGAAGCACTGCAAAGATTGCCCGCTTCTAGAGAAGTGCACACGAGGCAAGAATAAGCAGAAAGTGATTACCCGGCATGTATGGGAAGACAGCAAGGAATGGGTTAGGCTGAATCGACTAAGTAAGTCCGGCAAATATTTGTATCGACTGCGATACCAAACTATTGAGCGAAGCTTCGCGGATGCTAAAGAGCTCCATGGACTTCGCTATTGCCGTTTGCGCGGCAGGGATAACGTCCAGGAGCAAGCGTTGATGACCGCAACCGTTCAGAATATAAAAAAGATCGCCCTCCACCTTGCCAAGAAGGCAAAGTAG